One genomic region from Amphiprion ocellaris isolate individual 3 ecotype Okinawa chromosome 20, ASM2253959v1, whole genome shotgun sequence encodes:
- the LOC111585872 gene encoding zinc finger protein OZF-like isoform X1 produces the protein MDSSQEKHDNSNGVRRQNSEDNDGSPTTTNRDESLSCEQCGKTFITQTNLRIHHCFHTVDGPFSCDQCEKTFTDKCNLTRHQLIHSGIRPFSCGQCGKTFTRVQHLKDHQVIHSGRKLFSCDQCEKTFTLIGNLKSHQVIHSGVRPFRCDQCGKKFTFKSTLRNHQLIHTGVKPFSCDQCGKAFTRVHHLKDHQLTHSGRNLFSCDQCGKTFTRLNNLKDHQLTHIEVRPFSCGQCVKTFTPNEQLLIHQCPHSGRKLYHCDSCEKTFKHQRSLKSHQRIHTGHDVYICDHCGKPFLRYAQLKAHEVTHTGVKPYHCDKCGKGFNYIATFKTHQRVHTGERPYRCDVCNKTFTTSGSLKQHQQIHTRKKTSNQCHSEQSSTDGQNSQTCQHSANGEQCCCDQSGPTSNQQGTLQ, from the exons ATGGATTCTTCACAAGAA AAACATGACAACAGCAATGGAGTGAGACGTCAGAACTCTGAGGATAACGACGGTtccccaacaacaacaaacagagaTGAATCACTCAGTTGTGAGCAATGTGGCAAGACTTTTATCACACAAACCAATCTAAGAATTCACCATTGTTTTCACACTGTGGACGGACCTTTCAGTTGTGATCAGTGCGAGAAGACTTTTACTGACAAGTGTAATTTAACAAGACACcaactcattcacagtggaaTTAGACCATTCAGCTGTGGtcagtgtgggaagacttttactcGGGTACAACATTTAAAAGACCATCAAGTCATTCACAGTGGCCGCAAGCtgttcagctgtgatcagtgtgaGAAGACATTTACTCTAATTGGTAATTTAAAATCCCATCAAGTCATCCACAGTGGAGTTAGACCATTCAGATGCGATCAGTGTGGAAAGAAATTTACTTTCAAGAGTACGTTAAGAAACCATCAACTCATTCACACTGGAGTTAaaccattcagctgtgatcagtgtgggaaggCTTTTACTCGGGTGCATCATTTAAAAGACCATCAACTCACCCACAGTGGACGTAATCTGTTCAGttgtgatcagtgtgggaaaACTTTTACTCGGTTGAATAATTTAAAAGACCATCAACTCACCCACATTGAAGTTAGACCATTCAGCTGTGGTCAGTGTGTGAAAACCTTTACTCCAAATGAGCAGTTATTGATCCATCAATGCCCCCACTCTGGTAGAAAACTGTACCACTGTGACTCCTGTGAAAAAACTTTCAAGCACCAACGGAGCCTAAAATCTCACCAACGCATCCACACTGGACATGATGTGTACATATGTGATCACTGTGGCAAACCATTTTTACGGTACGCACAGTTAAAAGCCCATGAAGTGACCCACACTGGGGTGAAACCGTACCACTGTGACAAGTGTGGGAAAGGCTTTAACTACATTGCCACCTTCAAAACTCACCAACGTGTCCACACTGGGGAGAGACCATACAGATGTGATGTGTGTAATAAGACTTTTACAACTTCAGGTTCCCTGAAACAACACCAACAGATCCACACCAGGAAGAAAACATCCAATCAATGTCACAGTGAG CAGAGCAGCACAGATGGACAAAACTCTCAGACTTGTCAGCACTCTGCCAATGGTGAACAGTGCTGTTGTGACCAGTCTGGACCAACATCCAACCAACAAGGAACCCTACAATGA
- the LOC111585872 gene encoding zinc finger protein OZF-like isoform X2, whose translation MDSSQEKHDNSNGVRRQNSEDNDGSPTTTNRDESLSCEQCGKTFITQTNLRIHHCFHTVDGPFSCDQCEKTFTDKCNLTRHQLIHSGIRPFSCGQCGKTFTRVQHLKDHQVIHSGRKLFSCDQCEKTFTLIGNLKSHQVIHSGVRPFRCDQCGKKFTFKSTLRNHQLIHTGVKPFSCDQCGKAFTRVHHLKDHQLTHSGRNLFSCDQCGKTFTRLNNLKDHQLTHIEVRPFSCGQCVKTFTPNEQLLIHQCPHSGRKLYHCDSCEKTFKHQRSLKSHQRIHTGHDVYICDHCGKPFLRYAQLKAHEVTHTGVKPYHCDKCGKGFNYIATFKTHQRVHTGERPYRCDVCNKTFTTSGSLKQHQQIHTRKKTSNQCHSESSTDGQNSQTCQHSANGEQCCCDQSGPTSNQQGTLQ comes from the exons ATGGATTCTTCACAAGAA AAACATGACAACAGCAATGGAGTGAGACGTCAGAACTCTGAGGATAACGACGGTtccccaacaacaacaaacagagaTGAATCACTCAGTTGTGAGCAATGTGGCAAGACTTTTATCACACAAACCAATCTAAGAATTCACCATTGTTTTCACACTGTGGACGGACCTTTCAGTTGTGATCAGTGCGAGAAGACTTTTACTGACAAGTGTAATTTAACAAGACACcaactcattcacagtggaaTTAGACCATTCAGCTGTGGtcagtgtgggaagacttttactcGGGTACAACATTTAAAAGACCATCAAGTCATTCACAGTGGCCGCAAGCtgttcagctgtgatcagtgtgaGAAGACATTTACTCTAATTGGTAATTTAAAATCCCATCAAGTCATCCACAGTGGAGTTAGACCATTCAGATGCGATCAGTGTGGAAAGAAATTTACTTTCAAGAGTACGTTAAGAAACCATCAACTCATTCACACTGGAGTTAaaccattcagctgtgatcagtgtgggaaggCTTTTACTCGGGTGCATCATTTAAAAGACCATCAACTCACCCACAGTGGACGTAATCTGTTCAGttgtgatcagtgtgggaaaACTTTTACTCGGTTGAATAATTTAAAAGACCATCAACTCACCCACATTGAAGTTAGACCATTCAGCTGTGGTCAGTGTGTGAAAACCTTTACTCCAAATGAGCAGTTATTGATCCATCAATGCCCCCACTCTGGTAGAAAACTGTACCACTGTGACTCCTGTGAAAAAACTTTCAAGCACCAACGGAGCCTAAAATCTCACCAACGCATCCACACTGGACATGATGTGTACATATGTGATCACTGTGGCAAACCATTTTTACGGTACGCACAGTTAAAAGCCCATGAAGTGACCCACACTGGGGTGAAACCGTACCACTGTGACAAGTGTGGGAAAGGCTTTAACTACATTGCCACCTTCAAAACTCACCAACGTGTCCACACTGGGGAGAGACCATACAGATGTGATGTGTGTAATAAGACTTTTACAACTTCAGGTTCCCTGAAACAACACCAACAGATCCACACCAGGAAGAAAACATCCAATCAATGTCACAGTGAG AGCAGCACAGATGGACAAAACTCTCAGACTTGTCAGCACTCTGCCAATGGTGAACAGTGCTGTTGTGACCAGTCTGGACCAACATCCAACCAACAAGGAACCCTACAATGA